The sequence cattatttggcactcatcaaatacccccaaacctgaattttacttgtcctcaagtaaaacaaaactaaggaaatcctacctataccactgtcgctggtctctcgaatgcatttagcgtatgcactaagccttttaaaccactaagtgtccctagtggacgagttaagtctcgtgaaggtttgcttagaacgtacctacaaagttctaggtcaaaatataagctcatattccatcaaatgtgacatgtgcaagacagtttaagctcacagcaaaatggagatgtcaatctagctatcaaaggcacaatcctagcactgataacaaaaaaagacatgtgataagagtgtaaagtgtatctacacatgtgtaaagaaagatcggatgttatgactactaatcaccaagagatagtttctcaggctaagaaccgaggtcgaaatctagctagctgtccggactttacgagaattatgaatgagttggaggtatttcacaattactcgcgttgtacatcaatggcatacaccctccttgcttattacaatgaaacaacaaaatgactatttacatgactcttatttacattgactactctcttttatttttggaacaagagagaatggaattgataaatacttgatttttttgtatttttctaatatttttttctgaatatatacatcgtttttttttcttttttttttctttttttgaaaaaggaaacacttttgatacatatacaaaaggaaacaaaagattacatgacattttgcaagaggtagccctttttgatgcaccaagttaaattcgatggttgtttttcttaatgtaacctccaccttctatcccaaccaaccaaagaacaagctagtcaagtttcgttcagtattctaaagtgattggcaatcgtgacttcctatcaaacaccttgaagatcgaggctatacatgtattggtagatcgtgcgcgtgcaaatttcttgtcactatgtgaattgtgctagaatcagggtgcctaaatatctagactaagactcctaataattacatatttgcacaagagtcaacatttcaaggtaaatgagctccatttttatgtttttatcattttctaatttttttttttttttttttggaatttttcaaaaagagggagttttgttttcaattatggcatattatcgtggtatctactctatacccccaaacctaaactaaacattgtcctcaatgtttaaaaatatggaaagaattagaatgcaacatatggaaagggacatgctgagtagagtaaaaggagagagaatacccgatttcggcgaaagcagaattaaaactccgttatccaaggcaaaactccaacatattcggagtcacaatggatgagcacaaaatatatacaaaaggaattttaactaacacattatctacaagaaaatttggtttttaatgggattggactttttgggaaaaatttggttttgtcgggagacatttggctttaatgggaaaaagaaaaattttggttttttagggaaacaattggaaaaatttggtttttatgggagaaatttttggtttttgaaattgggagcaagcccactgttggtcctctaatggaatgggaggaaggctgcggcccacgaaacagtaagttttaattttgaaagtttaatttggctcagttggttaaggcccgacgtttgttttaaaactttggtttcgaggtccactcttgagtggaaacaagcccacaatcggttacaagctcagctgggtttaaacccagagtccaaaatacaagtccaatgaaagaatttaaacaagcccacaaattaaacaaacaagcccacaaaaattaattacaaacccaacagaaaatagaaaaaaccaaaaattggctttaatattacaagcccacaattaaaaattggaagcccacaattcgggttctcttaaatgggttacctttttagcacagcccagctgctctgatattgttgcaaaaacccagttgggctttggttcttttccttggtggcgtcccagcagaggaaaaacaggttcagaacagcaggtccaacagcaaatgaagtgaagcagatgcagatgcaaatgctatgcagtgaaatgcaaaaatagctaataaaactaaaagaaaaacacagcaccagtccccggcagcggcgccaaaaacttggtgggacccggaaagtgtataaaattgaagcgaaatgaaaacgggcctacattaataccgcaagtgcacggtcgtcggttatagctcgtgcaagtacgggtcgatccacagagactgggtgtgttttggagttttctagctattttgggctctagttggctattgggctttaggttacCTTTGGGTTAtaagcttgtttgataatgaagtgaactgagcttgggctcagttggtcttgaagtgcactaggcttgacctttgaagtgcaatggaatggactcaattgatttggtcttgggcttttggattaagcccacagttgactgaattgggcttctagattaatccaagactgaactgggctttgagccttaacctaaactgtggctgggccttgggCAGCAGGACAGTGGCCAAGGCAGGAGCTGGAGAAACAGCAGACAGCAGGAGTGgaagcagacagctgcagtagcaaagctggttgaggtagcagcagcagcagcagtggaagggaagCAATGCAGCTGTCAGACCAAGATAAGGCTCTAGGCCATGACACTGGCCAAGGCAGACTAGCACAAAGGCTAAGTCAAGATAGCTAGCTCTAGGACCAAGCTGAGACAGGGCAAAACAGGGTCAAGGAAGTGCAACAATGCAGTGAGTTAACATGGGAGAATAAGGCATCAAGCCAAGACAATGACATAAAGAAACCATGAAGCATAGGGCAAGGCTGCAGTGCTTATGTACAAAGTAAGGTTACAGTGACAGTGGCAATGGTGTTGCATATTTACAATGTGGTAATGGCAATGACAGTAGAGAAGTGACAATGCAGCTGGAGTATTTACAAAGGCCAAAAACAATTATGAAACTAAGGTGGCATTTACAATGAATGGTGACATAGTGCTAATGTGatagtgcaagccaagtaataacaaaacagagatagttgcaaaccaaggctacaagccaagggcagtggggaTGGTGaagataagctgacaatgaagtaaaaaaaaaggaaaaaaaacaaagccaaggcaatgactttaggcattcatctagagtgggaagagaaccagcttgctcacagtcactagtgagcactagtttctccccactgctcaatcaactcaatgctctaaggctctaacctagcattgacacacaacagtaaactaatcctaacatttgagaagctaacagttgacactaaaagtgaactaacattaaacacaaaactaaattgaaattagaaacagacagaaatcataagaacataaattaaatgaacatggaattaaacatgaaataaaacagaaattgaaaattaaataaaattgaaattaaaattaaccctaAATTGAACAGtgatgaaattaaacctaattggtcacttggctagtccaagaacagttttctacAACACCCCAGCTCTCAATTTATAGTTCTATACATTTTCCccaattcccccccccccccaaattccccccccccccccccaaacagttgaggctagggttagggattactcacccaatttgacacaaccactccagtttgatgtcgacccatgcttctatttgtcctcctctacctctccatgccttcaatttctctctagcacacgttaatccatcaacccataacctagggtttaggttaggtaataagttgatgggataaagggctagaaggatgggggaagctatcaatcgcgtgtaggatgatagggtggcagtgtgtgagctcgaggtggttgtggcagggcgtttggtggcgcggcagggagaaggtggttctgcagaggtgagggagaagatgagatcgatggttttgggaagaaggagggggcgtttggttagggtataggtataggatactagtgtgttgagcaggtgtagaggatgttgatgtttcgcgaagctggaccgtaggattataggatgatggaatgatccaacggcgagatggaactggatgaggggagaccgttggatgacgagatacatcaaaactgacggagaagatcgaggttaggtgttgtagtgttaagcggaagtatcgagatttgatgcgcaggcaaagaaacgatcgttggattcaactacaatctaatctgaaggtttggaatttaagcgctgtggtattttgcagagacttcagattttgatgctctacgaaggagcgaccgtaggatttcgatgtagtcccatctaacggctgataatggaggcggttatggatataaaaaatgggtttgggtaagggttttgggccttgggtatgccaagcccatatcttctttaagaacaattcttccttcttgagcccattcctagctctttggacttgtgcgcaccattcctcgcggcttccttgcgtaatttcttcccggcttttcactacttttctgctcttttccgctccgctattcattcaaactttatttattacctaaaaatgcaaaattaagtaagaaaaatatttattcttgaaaacaatgaaaatacagaatatgggataaaatgtagaattactgcacaaaagatgagttaaatgccaacaaaaagggataaatatatacattatttggcactcatcaggaaGTGGTCCACCAAGTAATGAATAATATCCTTTTCTTCTGTCACCCATATGCCATCAGGCAACTTGAGAGCATCTatctgatttttcttcttcctttgcaTCACAGATAGGTGAAAAGCTTTTGTATTTTTGTCCATCTGTGGTATCCATTGAACCTTGCTTCTCTGTTCATAGTATTTCTGTTGCATAACATTAAGCTTCTCTATCTCCTCACAAATTAGCTTCTCTTCAATTCTGGTATCTCTAACATGTACCTCCATTTGCACCTTCAGAAGTTTTTCTTTGCACTCTTCAGTGGCTCTGAAGATGTTACCAAAAGTCTTTCTACTCCACTCATTCAACTTTCGACCCACTTCAAGAATCTTGTTTACAGTGTCTTGTTGCCTTCCAGTCCAGGCATTATGAACTACATCTTTATAACCAGGGTGTTCTGTCCAGTGATACTCAAACTTGTTTGCATGTTTTCTCctcctctttttggttttgtgaaTATTTACTAAAATTGGCGCATGATCACTTCTGATTCTTGGTAAATGGAGTACCCCATTATCTGGAAACATGAAAAACCAATCAGTATTACACACTGTTCTGTCAAGTCTCTCAAAAATTGGCTTTTCCACAGTAGCACCATTTGACCAAGTGAAAGCAGGTCCTGTATAACCCATGTCTATCAAAGCTCTATCTTGCAAGAAGTTTCTAAATTCAGAATTCACATTACTCATACTGTGTCTTCcccctttcttttctttgatagaGTTTATAGCATTAAGATCACCTACTAAGCACCATGGATTATTCAACTGAGCAGTATAACTTGATAGACTCTTCCAAAACTTGTTTCTCAAATTACCCTGAGGAGGACCATAAACACATAGTAAATCCCAATCCATTCCATACACAGGCCGAATTTGACAATGAATAACATTTTTATCAGCTCTTACCACTTCTAaattgatttcatttctccataGCACCACACAACCACCACTTCTTCTTATTGCTAGAATATCTTtgtaatgatcaaaaccaagagaATTAAAGAGATTTTCAGAGTAATCCTCACCAATCATAGTTTCCGTTGAAAAAACAATTTGAGGGTTGCAAGCCCTGAGAAACGCCTTCAGGATGCGGACTGTCGAGATGTTTCTCAATCCTCGACAGTTCCAGGAGAAGATCAGCATTTCCCTTGTGGCTGATTTTGGGCAACCACCACAACCATTTGATCAATTGGGTTGTATATAATCTTCTTTGACGGAACATCAATTTTCATTGGACTTGCCGCTCTCTTCGTGCCATTTGAACAACCTTCGTTGTTGTCTATTTCTCTCTGATTTTTTGTGGTTCTCGCTGCTCTCTTCCACCCTGAATTCTTCTTTCTTAATCTTCTCTCTGTCGTTGCCGTTGACGAAGAAGAATCATCGTTTTCTTCTGATGTTTGCTTGGTACTAATTGATTTAGGTTTGGATAGCATAGCAATTGGGTGTTTATTTGGTTTTTCTATTTGGGTGGGTAAACTTCTCGGGTTGATATTTGGGTTGTCTAGCCTGGATCCGATAGATATACCCATTTCACAATTATCTTTGAGAATTTGCTTACCCACTTTCAGAGTATGTGTACCACACCCTCCTCCTGTCCTAGCTGACATGTTATTTGCTTTATTACCGTTTTCTGGCAACAACCACTGCTCCACCTCCTGCTCCTCTGTCAATTTGTTGTCTTTTATTTCAGGTGAACTTCTTGGATCTGCTACCGTCTTACTGCCTGTTACTACACCTGCACTTTTCTCACCTACGCCTGTCTTGCCAGCAACCATTTTTGTCTTTTTGCTTTCTGTCATCTTGCCTTTTGACTGCGCCCTTTCACTTTATAGCCCGCCTTGCAAAGGTTTACCGTGTGTCTCTCTTCTAGCACCGTTAGATCCATCCATCCTTAAATCCCTCAAGTCTAGATGCAGTTGCTGTGTATCATCCCTCTCATCCTCCATCTCGCCGTCCATTCGAACTTGCTTCATCGACGGTCCTTGAACATTCACATTCAATCTTTTTACAGCTTCTATAcaattgttgatgttgatgattccaGGATCACTAGACTTGTGAtaagctctgatttcttcattGTATTTTGCCATGGATTTGTCATTCATTCTTTCAACTATGTCCGCCGTACTAAGAGATGAATCTTCCTCTAGTTTCTTCAATAGATTGGGACATTGCTTCATTTGATGACCAAAGTAACCGCAGTAAAAACACAGTCTAGGCAGTTTCTCATACCTGAATGtgatttttatcttcttctttgatttgacAATGATCTCCATATCTCTTGGTAATGGCCTTGTTATGTTCAGTCTAACCCTGACTTTTGCAAATCTCCCCCATTTCTTTTCCATTTGTTGATCTATTAGTTCTAGGTCTCCAATTATCTGTGCTACTTCATAAACTTTCTTAGATTTCATCATACTAAATGACAGACCATATATGTGTATTCCAAACACCACAGAACTGAAGTCGTAATCTTCTAGTAAACAACCCTCAACCCCCTTCTCCATTAACATTAAGTCTTCTTTTACAGACCACGGAGTTCCTTGTAGAGCGGCAGCTTGATCACAAATCAGATCAAATCTAGCATTGTAAAAACCTTTTCCTAGATCTGTAATTGATATTGTACCAGATGGTTTCCAGGCCTTCGATAATACTTCATTAAGGATATTTATGTTATATTCCCTTCCTGAGATGAACTTGAACACTATATCCTTGTTATACTCTTTTCCTTCTTCATTCTCCTCCTCTGTTTCTTCATACACATAAGTTTGGGGTTCTTCAATATACCTGCTTCCTTCACCATTTGCTTCAATCTATTCACAATTACTTCCTGAACCTGCTTCCATCTCACACAAACACTAAACAACTGCACCAACAAACCTACCAACACTTAACAACACAAACACTGGATCGCAACACTTACAAAACTCAACTAACTTGAGAGAACAAAGAACCTTCAGGAGAAGGAGATAAACTCACAGCACTCTGATAGATAACAATCACCCAtgaaggggaggaaaaatcatctaaaaagatgaagaaaatcgCACCTTGACTGACAAGGGCAATATTGTTTTTCAATATGTCGCGGAGTATCTTAATCGTGTGGGTCA comes from Papaver somniferum cultivar HN1 chromosome 7, ASM357369v1, whole genome shotgun sequence and encodes:
- the LOC113295673 gene encoding uncharacterized protein LOC113295673, producing the protein MIGEDYSENLFNSLGFDHYKDILAIRRSGGCVVLWRNEINLEVVRADKNVIHCQIRPVYGMDWDLLCVYGPPQGNLRNKFWKSLSSYTAQLNNPWCLVGDLNAINSIKEKKGGRHSMSNVNSEFRNFLQDRALIDMGYTGPAFTWSNGATVEKPIFERLDRTVCNTDWFFMFPDNGVLHLPRIRSDHAPILVNIHKTKKRRRKHANKFEYHWTEHPGYKDVVHNAWTGRQQDTVNKILEVGRKLNEWSRKTFGNIFRATEECKEKLLKVQMEVHVRDTRIEEKLICEEIEKLNVMQQKYYEQRSKVQWIPQMDKNTKAFHLSVMQRKKKNQIDALKLPDGIWVTEEKDIIHYLVDHFLMSAK